Proteins found in one Hippopotamus amphibius kiboko isolate mHipAmp2 chromosome 12, mHipAmp2.hap2, whole genome shotgun sequence genomic segment:
- the TROAP gene encoding tastin — protein MTTQQATKDPLLPGVSPTPSKIPVRSQRRPPLPKVKPSAVDQENQDPRKLVQKLSIQRPLVDSAGPRPKATRQTEQSEKLVGSTQLRNPLEELRPSPGRQNVGPRPPLQTEAPGNIEFVADPAALATILSGEGVKSCRLGRQPSLAQRVLVRGSQGGTIRRGQDARASAYLAPRTPTHRLDPARASCFSRLEGPGPRGRNLCPQRLEALIPPAGPSFHPSAPSRFQELRRETGGSSKTSGSQASALLLETSVQPGEHEVVTHSDEGGGGPLHLAQRVPLKETREITHTRDGHDSCLMPSPGPVVPPAVIRPSPFGRAQRVPSPGPSAPASYSVLRRLAIRPKTQFTPLPSAPRGQQARWLSGVSPHPCPEEPTLPWEQIAVRLFDQESCVRLQEGPGKPPVSTPYGPHPSRTPNLLELKMQRINILQQLLQQEVEGLAEGKCAPLNGGSSLDMVELQPQLAEISRNLNAPEKTSGAFHLPEPLEHPGPPKPYLPEECGEPEPCPGAEPEVAPLCSPAEPGPSESCRRRGPEVSEPSIQEQPEASEPCPPGEPGPLQACPQGQTGLPEPSPRVEPGVSEACSPELRSSETSPRPCCRPWAPATTSLTFSSQRPLCASPPIHSLQSLKPPTGQTGPSNLAPQALALRQRLKACLTAIHCFHEARLDDECAFYTSRAPPSGLTRVCSNPVATLLEWQDALCFVPVSSAAPQDSPS, from the exons ATGACCACCCAACAAGCCACGAAGGATCCTCTCCTCCCGGGTGTATCTCCTACGCCTAGCAAGATTCCCGTTCGCTCTCAGAGACGCCCGCCTCTCCCCAAAGTCAAACCCAGCGCCGTGGACCAGGAGAACCAAGATCCAAGG AAGTTGGTGCAGAAGCTCAGTATTCAACGCCCCTTGGTTGATTCAGCAGGCCCCAGGCCAAAAGCCACACGTCAAACAGAGCAATCGGAGAAATTGGTGGGGAGTACTCAGCTTCGCAACCCCTTGGAGGAGCTCAGGCCTAGCCCTGGGAGACAAAATGTGGGGCCTAGGCCCCCTCTCCAGACAG AGGCTCCAGGGAACATAGAGTTTGTGGCTGACCCTGCAGCCCTGGCCACCATCCTGTCAGGTGAGGGGGTGAAGAGCTGTCGCCTGGGGCGCCAGCCCAGTCTGGCTCAGAGAGTACTGGTTCGAGGGAGCCAGGGAGGCACCATCCGGAGGGGCCAG GATGCCCGGGCCTCTGCATATTTGGCCCCCAGAACCCCCACCCACCGACTGGACCCTGCCAGGGCTTCCTGCTTCTCAAGGCTGGAGGGACCAGGACCTCGAGGCCGGAACTTGTGTCCTCAGAGGCTAGAGGCTCTG ATTCCACCTGCAGGACCTTCCTTTCACCCCTCCGCTCCCTCCCGTTTCCAGGAGCTAAGAAGAGAGACAGGTGGCAGCAGCAA GACTTCAGGGAGCCAGGCCTCAGCATTGCTTCTGGAGACCTCTGTTCAGCCTG GAGAACATGAAGTTGTCACTCACTCAGATGAAGGAGGAGGGGGCCCCCTGCATCTGGCCCAGCGGGTACCATTAAAAGAAACCCGAGAGATAACCCACACCAGG GATGGCCATGACTCCTGTCTGATGCCCTCCCCTGGCCCCGTGGTGCCACCTGCCGTCATCCGGCCATCACCCTTTGGACGGGCTCAGCGTGTACCCTCCCCTGGCCCCTCAGCTCCA GCCTCGTATTCAGTGTTGCGGCGTCTTGCCATTCGCCCCAAGACCCAGTTCACGCCCCTCCCGTCGGCCCCCAGAGGTCAGCAG GCCCGATGGTTGAGTGGCGTCTCCCCTCACCCTTGCCCCGAAGAGCCTACCCTGCCCTGG GAGCAGATTGCAGTCCGGTTATTTGACCAGGAGAGTTGTGTAAGGTTGCAGGAGGGGCCTGGAAAGCCACCTGTGTCCACTCCTTATGGACCCCACCCCAGTAGAACCCCCAACCTCCTGGAGCTGAAGATGCAG CGCATCAATATCCTGCAACAGCTTTTGCAGCAGGAGGTAGAGGGGCTGGCGGAGGGCAAGTGTGCCCCCCTTAATGGAGGCTCCTCTCTGGATATGGTTGAACTTCAGCCCCAGCTGGCTGAGATTTCTAGAAATCTGAATGCTCCAGAAAAAACATCTGGGGCTTTTCATCTTCCTGAACCGTTAGAGCACCCTGGGCCACCAAAACCCTACCTTCCAGAGGAGTGTGGGGAGCCAGAGCCCTGCCCCGGAGCAGAGCCTGAGGTAGCTCCACTCTGCTCTCCAGCAGAGCCAGGGCCCTCAGAGTCCTGCCGTAGGAGGGGGCCTGAGGTATCAGAGCCCTCCATCCAGGAACAGCCTGAGGCGTcagagccctgccctccaggagagCCTGGACCCCTTCAGGCCTGCCCCCAGGGGCAGACAGGACTCCCAGAGCCTTCCCCTAGGGTAGAACCTGGCGTATCAGAGGCCTGCTCCCCGGAACTCAGAAGTTCAGAGACCAGCCCACGGCCCTGCTGCCGTCCGTGGGCTCCAGCGACCACCAGTCTGACCTTCTCTTCCCAACGCCCACTTTGTGCCAGCCCCCCTATCCACTCACTCCAGTCTCTGAAGCCCCCAACAGGCCAGACAG gccccagcaATCTGGCCCCTCAAGCCCTGGCCCTGAGGCAGCGCCTCAAAGCATGTCTGACCGCCATCCACTGCTTCCACGAGGCCCGCCTGGATGACGAGTGTGCCTTCTACACCAGCCGAGCCCCTCCTTCAGGCCTCACCCGGGTCTGCAGCAACCCTGTGGCCACGTTGCTCGAATGGCAGGACGCCCTG TGTTTTGTTCCAGTCAGTTCTGCTGCCCCACAGGACTCTCCATCGTGA
- the C1QL4 gene encoding complement C1q-like protein 4, producing MVLLLLVAIPLLVHSSRGPAHYEMLGRCRMVCDPHGPRGPGPDGAPASVPPFPQGAKGEAGRRGKAGLRGPPGPPGPRGPPGEPGRPGPPGPPGPGPGGVAPPAGYVPRIAFYAGLRRPHEGYEVLRFDDVVTNVGNAYEAASGKFTCPMPGVYFFAYHVLMRGGDGTSMWADLMKNGQVRASAIAQDADQNYDYASNSVILHLDVGDEVFIKLDGGKVHGGNTNKYSTFSGFIIYPD from the exons atggtgctgctgctgctggtggccaTTCCGCTGCTGGTGCACAGCTCCCGCGGGCCGGCGCACTATGAGATGCTGGGTCGCTGCCGCATGGTGTGCGACCCGCACGGGCCGCGAGGCCCGGGACCCGACGGCGCGCCCGCCTCCGTGCCGCCCTTCCCTCAGGGCGCCAAGGGAGAGGCGGGCCGGCGCGGGAAGGCAGGTCTGCGAGGGCCCCCGGGACCGCCAGGTCCCAGAGGACCTCCAGGAGAGCCGGGCAGGCCAGGTCCCCCGGGCcctcccggccccggccccggcgggGTGGCGCCCCCTGCCGGCTACGTGCCTCGAATTGCCTTCTATGCGGGCCTGAGGCGGCCACACGAGGGTTACGAGGTGCTGCGTTTCGACGACGTGGTGACCAACGTGGGCAACGCTTACGAGGCGGCCAGTGGCAAGTTCACCTGCCCCATGCCGGGTGTCTACTTCTTCGCTTACCATGTGCTTATGCGCGGCGGTGACGGCACCAGCATGTGGGCCGACTTGATGAAGAATGGACAG GTCCGGGCCAGCGCCATTGCTCAGGACGCGGACCAGAACTACGACTACGCCAGCAACAGCGTCATCCTGCACCTGGATGTGGGAGATGAAGTCTTCATCAAGCTGGACGGCGGGAAGGTGCACGGCGGTAACACCAACAAGTACAGCACCTTCTCTGGCTTCATCATCTACCCGGACTGA